Within the Gammaproteobacteria bacterium genome, the region CCCTGCGCTGCGGCGGCGCGGTCGCGGTCGGTGCGCTGCACCTGGTCAACGCTGAAGATAAGCGCGCAAACCATGAGCAGCAGCGTGAGCGCCGCCAGCCAGCGGAAACGCGCATCGCGGTAGATATCGAGCAATTCCTTGACGGCCACGGCATGCGCGACGCGCCAGCGCCCAGACGTAGTTACCACGCGCACGGCGATATCGGCAGCCACGGTATTCATGCCGCTACCGCCGCGCGCGAAACATCGAGGTAGGCGCGCTCAAGGCCGGCATGGTCGATGTCGCCAGTATTGAACACCGCCGCCAGGCGGCCACGCTGCATGATGCCGACGCGGGTGCCGCACTGCTTGGCGAGAAACAGATCGTGCGTCACCATCAACACCGCCAGGCCACGCTGCCGCAGGTTTTCGATCAGGCGCGCGAACTCATTGGCAGCGAGCGGATCGAGGCCGGAGGTCGGCTCGTCGAGCAGCAAAGCCTTGGCTTCCTTGGCCAGGGCGATGGCAATGCCCACCTTCTGCCGCATGCCCTTGGAATAACCGGAAACCCGCCGGAACGGCGCCTCCTCCTGCAATCCCGCCTCGCGCAACAAGGCCAGTAATTCATCGCGGCCACGGCGGTGCCCGGTAGAGAGGGTGCTGAAATACTCCAGGTTTTCCAGTCCCGAGAGGTTGCCATAAAGCATTACGGTTTCGGGAATATAGGCGAGCCGGTGACGCGCCTCCAGCGGTTCGGCGGTGGCGTCAATGCCACACACCAGCGCCTGG harbors:
- a CDS encoding ABC transporter ATP-binding protein codes for the protein MLEARSLTKIYRDVPALDRLDLCVPGGEVFCLLGPNGAGKTTTVNLFLNFVAPTSGQALVCGIDATAEPLEARHRLAYIPETVMLYGNLSGLENLEYFSTLSTGHRRGRDELLALLREAGLQEEAPFRRVSGYSKGMRQKVGIAIALAKEAKALLLDEPTSGLDPLAANEFARLIENLRQRGLAVLMVTHDLFLAKQCGTRVGIMQRGRLAAVFNTGDIDHAGLERAYLDVSRAAVAA